A single window of Arvicanthis niloticus isolate mArvNil1 chromosome X, mArvNil1.pat.X, whole genome shotgun sequence DNA harbors:
- the LOC117694122 gene encoding uncharacterized protein LOC117694122: MSAVAEQEPGLPDQEREGDGMGHDARQIVLHVLPIEEAADDIDGTAAFLVSQAVVRAITEEECGQEEIWPDVEEIWPQIDEVWPSIGEFWPEVEEVWPDVEEDWYIWNGDQENVDDQRKDQVQQGHPNEEDEDDDDEDYEDDDDDEDDYDDYEFEEDEDENEGEDNNENHGDDIILRAY; encoded by the exons ATGTCTGCTGttgcagagcaggaacctggactACCTGACCAAGAGCGAGAAGGTGATGGGATGGGGCACGACGCCAGGCAAATTGTCCTGCATGTGCTGCCAATTGAAGAAGCTGCTGATGACATCGATGGAACCGCAGCATTTCTGGTTTCGCAGGCAGTGGTAAGAGCCATTACCGAGGAAGAGTGTGGACAAGAGGAGATATGGCCTGATGTTGAGGAGATCTGGCCCCAGATAGACGAGGTCTGGCCTAGTATTGGAGAATTCTGGCCTGAAGTAGAAGAGGTCTGGCCGGATGTTGAGGAAGACTGGTATATCTGGAATGGCGACCAGGAGAATGTTGACGATCAGAGGAAAGATCAAGTTCAACAGGGCCACCCCAATGAAGAAGATGAAGACGATGACGATGAAGACTACGaagatgacgatgacgatgaagACGACTACGATGATTATGAATTCGAAGAGGATGAAGACGAGAACGAAGGGGAAGATAACAACGAAAATCATGGGGATGACATTATCCTGCGTGCCT ATTGA